A section of the Acidobacterium capsulatum ATCC 51196 genome encodes:
- the trpA gene encoding tryptophan synthase subunit alpha, with product MPIRFQHKPGLVVYLTVGDPDLETTRRVALAAIDAGAEVLELGVPFSDPLADGPVIQAASERALKHGTRMSDVLALAADLRRERPETGLIVFSYLNPILRFGLERFCAEAEAAGVDGVLATDMIVEESAEYLEHLRRHHLAPIFLVAPTSPDERLKKIAAVTDGFIYAISRVGITGTQSSLASEAEPLVQRLRQYTSLPIAVGFGVSNADHVAEVGRFADAAVIGSAIVANIEKAGRTEAPSSIARFIEGLRPSVPA from the coding sequence GTGCCGATTCGCTTTCAACACAAACCCGGACTGGTGGTGTATCTCACGGTTGGCGATCCTGACCTGGAGACCACGCGCCGGGTGGCGCTGGCCGCGATTGACGCGGGCGCTGAAGTGCTGGAGCTGGGCGTTCCGTTCAGCGATCCGCTGGCCGATGGGCCGGTGATTCAGGCCGCGAGCGAACGCGCGCTGAAGCACGGCACGCGGATGAGCGATGTGCTGGCGCTGGCCGCCGATCTGCGCCGCGAGCGGCCCGAGACCGGGCTGATTGTCTTTTCGTATCTGAATCCCATTCTGCGCTTTGGGCTGGAGCGCTTCTGCGCCGAGGCCGAGGCTGCCGGGGTGGATGGCGTGCTGGCCACCGACATGATCGTGGAAGAGTCGGCCGAATATCTGGAGCATCTGCGGCGGCATCATCTCGCGCCGATTTTTCTGGTCGCGCCGACCAGCCCCGACGAGCGCCTGAAGAAGATTGCCGCCGTCACCGACGGATTTATCTATGCGATTTCGCGCGTCGGCATCACGGGCACGCAGAGTTCGCTGGCCTCTGAAGCCGAGCCGCTGGTCCAGCGGCTGCGCCAGTACACAAGCCTGCCCATTGCTGTGGGCTTTGGCGTCTCCAACGCGGATCACGTGGCCGAGGTGGGCCGCTTTGCCGATGCCGCAGTGATCGGCAGCGCCATTGTGGCGAATATTGAAAAGGCGGGCCGCACCGAAGCGCCCAGCTCGATCGCACGATTTATCGAGGGCCTGCGCCCCTCCGTGCCTGCCTGA
- a CDS encoding chorismate mutase produces MDIADWRRRIDELDREIVRLISERAAAAQAIGRLKRVTDLPVYEPNRERVIFDNVRANNPGPLPDIELTHIYERIIDVMRALQRNELASQANSATKREEK; encoded by the coding sequence ATGGATATCGCAGACTGGCGGCGCAGGATTGACGAACTCGACCGGGAGATTGTCCGGCTGATCTCAGAGCGCGCCGCGGCGGCACAAGCCATTGGACGGCTGAAGCGCGTGACAGACCTGCCGGTATATGAGCCGAATCGCGAGCGCGTGATCTTTGACAACGTCCGCGCGAACAATCCCGGCCCTTTGCCCGACATTGAGCTGACGCATATTTACGAGCGCATCATCGACGTGATGCGCGCGCTGCAGCGGAACGAATTAGCCTCACAGGCCAACAGCGCCACGAAGCGCGAGGAAAAGTAA